From Halanaeroarchaeum sulfurireducens, a single genomic window includes:
- a CDS encoding NAD-binding protein — MTEWHRRIALSVSAVALLIVVYAILYQWALLTFEGVETTFFDSLQIVIEAFTTAGFGGDTEHWNTPLMNLFVVAMNLTGVLLVFLALPLVVVPLFQEALKDSPQKSTDLTDHVIICSYSSREDVLRSELEASDVPYVIIDTDPETVLELNTDGIEAILGDPEQEETFRAANIDDAEALVADVSDEENVSVILTARELREDLTIVSVAEDEHEATYHRYAGADRVIRPRQVLGQALAHKATLSLTQKLRETVELGEDFEISELLVKDDCDLAGQTLAELDLQDQIEATVIGMWSNGEFIPVPGPDTRIDENAILLVAGSHQAIEQVNSRTISPNTPDTDRVVVAGYGVVGTATVEALDANGISHTVVDVKDDDAVDITGDVNDRETLSEAAIENARFVVLALDDDTTTMYTTVAIEEHAPDTDVITRVNDVQNTAKLYRAGAEYVLALSTVTGRMLSSVLLEDEEILTPDTQFEIIRTTAPKLAGKTLLEASVRERTGATIAAIERNGELLTNPGADSLVERDDKLIVTGSDDTVNRFIETFK, encoded by the coding sequence ATGACCGAATGGCACCGACGGATCGCCCTGTCAGTGTCTGCCGTGGCGCTGCTTATCGTTGTCTACGCGATCCTCTATCAGTGGGCGTTACTCACCTTCGAAGGTGTCGAGACCACGTTTTTTGATTCCCTGCAGATCGTCATCGAGGCGTTTACCACGGCCGGATTCGGGGGCGATACAGAACACTGGAACACACCGTTGATGAATCTCTTCGTCGTCGCTATGAACCTCACCGGCGTGCTCCTTGTTTTCCTGGCACTTCCGCTGGTTGTAGTTCCGCTCTTTCAGGAGGCCCTCAAAGACAGCCCCCAGAAATCGACCGATCTCACTGATCACGTCATCATCTGTTCGTACAGTTCCCGTGAAGACGTCCTGCGGTCAGAACTGGAGGCCTCAGACGTTCCGTACGTCATCATCGATACGGACCCAGAGACAGTGCTGGAGCTAAATACCGATGGGATCGAGGCTATCTTGGGAGACCCCGAACAGGAGGAGACCTTTCGCGCCGCAAATATCGACGATGCGGAGGCACTGGTGGCCGACGTTTCCGACGAAGAGAACGTCTCGGTGATCCTTACTGCCAGGGAACTCCGGGAGGACCTGACGATCGTGAGCGTCGCAGAGGATGAGCACGAGGCCACATACCACCGCTATGCCGGTGCCGACAGGGTTATCCGGCCCCGACAGGTCCTCGGCCAGGCGCTCGCCCACAAGGCGACACTCTCGCTCACGCAGAAACTACGGGAGACGGTTGAACTCGGTGAGGACTTCGAAATTTCGGAGCTTCTCGTCAAGGACGATTGTGATCTGGCAGGGCAGACCCTCGCAGAATTGGATCTGCAGGATCAGATCGAGGCGACCGTCATCGGTATGTGGTCGAACGGAGAGTTCATTCCGGTTCCGGGCCCGGACACGCGAATCGACGAAAATGCGATTTTGCTCGTCGCCGGGAGCCACCAGGCTATCGAACAGGTGAACAGCCGAACGATTTCTCCGAACACACCCGATACCGATCGTGTCGTCGTCGCTGGATACGGTGTCGTTGGAACGGCGACCGTCGAAGCGCTCGATGCAAACGGCATTTCGCACACGGTCGTGGATGTGAAAGACGACGACGCCGTCGATATTACCGGTGACGTCAACGATCGGGAAACACTCTCAGAAGCCGCTATCGAAAACGCACGGTTCGTCGTACTGGCCCTGGACGACGACACGACGACGATGTATACGACCGTGGCGATCGAGGAACACGCACCCGATACCGACGTGATCACACGGGTGAACGATGTCCAGAACACGGCAAAACTCTACCGAGCCGGTGCGGAGTACGTGCTCGCGTTGTCGACAGTTACCGGTCGGATGCTCTCATCGGTCCTTCTGGAGGACGAAGAAATACTCACACCGGATACGCAGTTCGAAATCATCCGGACGACCGCGCCCAAACTCGCCGGCAAGACACTACTGGAGGCGTCCGTTCGCGAACGAACTGGCGCAACAATCGCCGCCATCGAGCGTAACGGTGAGTTGCTGACGAATCCAGGAGCGGATTCACTCGTCGAACGAGACGACAAACTCATCGTCACGGGGAGCGACGACACCGTCAACAGGTTCATCGAGACGTTCAAGTAG
- a CDS encoding methionine adenosyltransferase: MDESTVTVRHLAEDPIANRSTEFVERKGLGHPDTICDGIAEAISRRLTEYYLDEFGQVLHHNTDTVQLVAGSTEPAFDGGELVDPIYVLLGGRATKEADGRRIPVDGLAIEAARDYFGRFDHFPMDFVTFESRIDETSAGLKSLFDTHGTPLANDTSVGVGYAPPSETDRIVSGLEPHLRESITAVGEDVKVMGWRSNDHLRLIVATAVVSRHVADIEEYVDVIERVEEVARRYARERTDRTVHVEVNAGDDVESESVYLTETGLSAEMGDDGNVGRGNRVNGLITPHRPMSLEAASGKNPVSHVGKLNNVVARNAAERVTQELGADHTGVKLLSRIGAPITEPMAVDIETTARDEESVRRIVDAELDRMESLSADILAGNIQLF; this comes from the coding sequence ATGGACGAATCCACGGTCACCGTTCGGCACCTGGCGGAAGATCCGATCGCGAACCGTTCGACGGAGTTCGTCGAGCGCAAGGGCCTCGGCCACCCGGATACCATCTGTGACGGTATCGCTGAGGCCATCTCTCGGCGTCTCACGGAGTACTACCTCGACGAGTTCGGTCAGGTCCTCCATCACAATACCGACACGGTCCAGCTCGTCGCGGGATCGACGGAGCCGGCGTTCGACGGTGGCGAACTCGTCGATCCGATCTACGTCCTCCTTGGTGGTCGGGCGACGAAGGAGGCAGACGGGCGCAGGATCCCCGTCGACGGACTTGCGATCGAGGCTGCCCGGGACTATTTCGGGCGATTCGATCACTTCCCCATGGATTTCGTCACGTTCGAATCACGGATCGACGAAACGTCGGCCGGGCTCAAATCCCTGTTCGATACCCACGGGACGCCCTTGGCCAACGATACCAGCGTCGGCGTCGGGTACGCGCCACCCTCGGAGACCGATCGCATCGTCTCCGGGCTCGAACCCCATCTTCGCGAGTCGATCACCGCGGTGGGTGAGGACGTCAAGGTCATGGGCTGGCGATCGAACGACCACCTCCGTCTCATCGTGGCGACAGCCGTGGTCTCACGACACGTCGCGGACATTGAGGAGTACGTCGACGTGATCGAACGGGTCGAAGAGGTGGCCCGACGATATGCACGGGAACGAACGGACCGAACCGTTCACGTCGAGGTCAACGCCGGCGACGACGTCGAATCCGAATCCGTCTACCTGACCGAAACCGGGCTCTCCGCGGAAATGGGCGACGACGGCAACGTTGGCCGCGGCAATCGCGTCAACGGCCTCATCACGCCACACCGTCCCATGAGCCTTGAGGCCGCCTCGGGCAAGAATCCAGTCAGTCACGTTGGGAAGTTGAACAACGTCGTCGCCCGGAACGCGGCAGAACGGGTCACGCAGGAACTCGGCGCCGATCATACCGGGGTAAAACTCCTCTCACGAATCGGGGCGCCGATCACGGAGCCCATGGCGGTGGATATCGAGACGACCGCCCGGGACGAGGAGTCCGTCCGAC
- a CDS encoding inorganic phosphate transporter has protein sequence MAEILFLIGTIVALFVGFNIGGATTGPAFGPAVGANVISKTAAAAFMSIFFILGGWTIGRRVVETLGVDLVTDPAVFTIESSIVVLFFIGGALFVGNQYGVPASTSMTAVGAIAGLGIATGELNWVVMGEIAVWWIVAPIVGFWISGMIGRYFYPWINRWAAIKTSPGPLFEFDFSGTIPTLRAGPNTTRREMVGGVTVIAIGSLMAFSSGTSNIANAIAPLVGAGADLNTMILLGSAAVAVGAFTIARRTLDTLGNDLTDLPLTAAIVVAIVSSIIVVGLSAIGIPASFVIIATTSIIGLGWGRATRTTTLPDIAHGEDSPSVSVGALTADEPKQEPTAIGSEDPHDIPSADDLFDPGTTGRVIVMQNVVPIISTVGAYATFSLLFAFWW, from the coding sequence ATGGCTGAAATCCTTTTTCTCATCGGGACGATCGTCGCGCTGTTCGTCGGATTCAACATCGGCGGCGCGACGACCGGGCCCGCGTTCGGCCCCGCGGTCGGAGCGAACGTCATCTCGAAGACGGCAGCGGCGGCGTTCATGTCGATATTCTTCATTCTCGGTGGGTGGACCATCGGCCGCCGGGTTGTGGAAACCCTCGGCGTGGATCTCGTCACGGACCCCGCCGTGTTCACCATCGAATCGAGTATCGTCGTGCTCTTTTTCATCGGTGGCGCGCTCTTCGTCGGCAATCAGTACGGCGTCCCCGCCTCCACGTCGATGACCGCGGTCGGGGCGATCGCCGGCCTGGGAATCGCGACCGGTGAACTCAACTGGGTCGTGATGGGCGAGATCGCCGTCTGGTGGATCGTCGCGCCCATCGTTGGATTCTGGATTTCCGGGATGATCGGTCGGTACTTCTATCCGTGGATCAACCGCTGGGCCGCCATCAAAACGAGCCCTGGCCCGCTCTTCGAATTCGATTTCTCCGGGACCATACCCACGCTCCGTGCCGGACCGAACACGACGCGCCGCGAGATGGTTGGCGGGGTCACCGTCATCGCGATCGGCTCGCTAATGGCATTTTCCTCGGGAACTTCGAATATCGCAAACGCCATCGCGCCCCTCGTCGGTGCGGGCGCGGATCTGAACACGATGATTCTGCTCGGCAGTGCTGCGGTCGCCGTCGGGGCCTTCACCATCGCTCGTCGGACCCTCGACACGCTCGGGAACGACCTCACTGACCTCCCGCTCACGGCGGCCATCGTCGTTGCCATCGTGTCCTCGATCATCGTCGTGGGTCTGTCGGCCATCGGCATCCCCGCGTCCTTCGTCATCATCGCGACGACCTCTATCATCGGTCTCGGTTGGGGGCGAGCGACCCGGACCACGACCTTGCCCGATATCGCGCACGGCGAGGATTCCCCGAGCGTCTCGGTCGGGGCACTTACCGCCGACGAGCCGAAGCAGGAACCGACGGCTATCGGGTCCGAGGACCCGCATGACATCCCATCGGCTGACGATCTCTTCGATCCCGGCACCACCGGGCGGGTGATCGTCATGCAAAACGTCGTTCCGATCATCTCGACGGTCGGTGCCTACGCCACGTTCTCGCTCCTTTTCGCGTTCTGGTGGTGA